The nucleotide window TAtctctcctgctccaacGCCGACATCATCCTTGCCATCGTCACTTGATGCCCCGAATACTGCCCCAAACTCTCTTGCTTCCGCCTACTCCCAGATATCTCGTACTCCGATCCCAATAGCCCCTCACACCACTGCTTCAATGTTTTCTTGCACCGCTTTTTGATATCCTTGGCATTTTTCAAAGCCTCCTCGGCTAAATCCATCTCCTCTTTTGCATCATTCATGGCCCACTCCGcatccagcttctccttgcgGACCGTGAGTTCTTTGCCGTCCAAGTCTGCTAGTTCCTTTGCTGAAACACCTCTTTCTTTGGCTTTCTTGCGGCGTTCTTTGGCTATTTCGTGGGCCTTTCTCTTGGTTTCAAAATCTTCTTTGCATTTCTCGTGGTGTTCAACTACTTCGTCATAGTCCTCTTGGAAGTTGGTCATTGTGGGCGAGGGCAAAGGTGTGAATTTGTGCGAGTTCGATGAAGGTAGTTCAGCTTGGGGGTTTGCTATGGGGGTTTGAGTGGTAGTGGAGGTAAGGGTAAGTTGCTTCTGTGTGACTGTGTGTCTCTGGCTGTCTGTTCGATGGCTCCAGGTACCGAGGACCCAGGGTGTTTGTAGTAGAGGGAACAGTGCTGAGGACCTCGGCGTTTGAACTATCGAAAGTAGCTGAGTGCGTCTGACGCTATCAAGGGTAGGGGGAGAGGCACGCATGCTGCTGAAAATCGTACGGCAATTTGTCAGATGATGCTTCATGAACTTGTTGGTTGTTCAAAAACATGACACTTGACGTGAGAGTTCGGATATGGAACGTTCGCGGCCCCAACAGGCCAACGAGCTACGTAACAGGCTGTTAAGCCAAAGCTTCATATGGCTGCTAGGCACGGCACCTGTTTTGAAGGTTCGGGTATGGAACGCGTCTGTCTAGCCACACCGGTCTATGATTGAGAAGATACGAACTGATATACAAGGCCTGAGAGTGATGTTGTCGGGGTGGCAACCTGTAATCATGAAACCTCGCCGATCGAGGGGGGTTACACGGTCAAACGCCGTTACAAACACCAAAGCGGTTCTAGAACACGTACCACTTGTCAATGAGATGATAAATGTATTGCTATTGAGAGGCCTAAACATCAACTAGATTCTTCCTTCCCATCTAACAAGGTTTCATCATTGATTGGTGACGCATGACTTGACCTCGGCGTGTAGCGGCAActtcccattcccatacATTCAGCTTCTTTATTACACATCGGCTCTCATTGACCTTTGCGTTGCAAAACTGCCTCGAGACTGCCCTTTTCCCAGCTTACCTTTCTGATTCTGCAAAGTCCAGCATCAACAATTACTCGTCGTCCCACAAAGAACTCAAATAATCAACACAAAGGATGACCTGCGTAAACTTGAATAACCAGCACAAACACAGACAACCACAAACCGCCTCTCCCGCTCATCAGCCAGTCTAGCACTTGAACTATTTTTCCGTCAGTATCTCCAAGATCATCTCCAAAAATTATGAAACAAAGGCACAAAAACTTACCACCGCAGGTCCAGGAACCTGATAGTTGGCCATGCTACCACTGTAGATCTattccccgcccccccccaaagCCTTGTCAGCATCTCCCCGATTCGAACCAATTCAGCAATAAACACTCACGTTAACATTATACCCCGGATCAGTACTCTTGAACGCCCCTGGAATCAACGCCGTAGGACTCGGGTTCGTACTCCCCCCATTCGTGACCTTGACCTGCGCACAGCTAATGTAAAACTGCGGCGGCGCTCCCGGGTTGTGAAGACCGAGCTGCTggatgcggaggaggtaCTCCCCGTCGGGGATGCATCTTGGGATATTCGAAGTGTACGAAACTAGGTATTCCCTTAATAAACCATCCCACCCTTTATCACATCTCTATTCCCAAAAAAACATTAGGGGACTTACTCCTCATCGGCCAAGAATTCCCACTCGGTCCCCAATCATAAATCTTGAACCACTGCCCACTCCCGTCATAATCCTTGACCAAGCCCGGCGCCTTGCTCATGTACAACGACACCGGTCCGGCGTGGTAGACCGCCGTGTCGAGCGTGAAAGTGAACTCATCCCCCGCCTTCATGGTCACAGTCTCGGTCCCATTGCTCACCTGCCCTCCGACATTGCACCGGAGATCGGTCGAGGAGAGGTCTGTGACAGGGCCGTTTTGGAGCCAGGCTGGGTTGGAGTTTTTGCGGACGTACTTCCAGGCGGCGTGCTTGGTGCCGCCGGAGGTGAATTGTTGGAAGATGTAGTGAGCCTGCACGCCGGTGGTGGCCAGCAAGGCTGTAGTAAGCGCAAGGATGGACTTCATCTTGATGGGAttgagtggtggtggtgataccgGGCTAAGACAAAAGAACTAGATTGACGAGAGACGGCACGGTAGTGGAAACATAAGATGCAGGCGAGttctttggggggttgagttggGTTTATatcaatcaccacccccccctcggCTGCCTCTTACCGAATTCCTTCGATGGTAATCCTTCCATGTGCTTCCCGGAATTCATCGCTTCTTGCTCCGttgtgtggtggtttgtgggGTAGATGCCCGCTGGAGGGTTAATTTGTATAAATTGAAtctggggttggagggacGGGGGACTTGACTCCGTCGCGCGTTGCCGGATGAGGAAGTGTTCGGTCGTTCCAAAGCACTTTGGGAGGCCGAGAGGTAAATATGGTCGAATCAGGTCCTCGGACTGCAACAACAGGTCAAGGAAAGATGTCCATTGTCGAGGGTGATTCGCCTTCCACCTATGGGATTTAGTTGCCATGTTTCCTGTCGCCGTGTAAGTCGAGTCGCTTGTTTGGAAACGCAAGGGAGCAACGAGTGGAGCCGCACCTGTCTCAGAATAGGTGGACTAGAACTAGACCTTCGGGTTTTCCCACAAGGGAACAAAAttgcttggtgatgttgtcgcGATGAGTTGGCGTCGACTTTACCAAGGTGTACAAAATGCCTAACATATACTTTGTTTTCAGCCCACAAAAtcatcaaccaacaaccagaTGGCGAAGTGGCCGAGTGGTTAAGGCGCTGTGTTTAGGTAATCAGATTACCCGAAACCGCAGTGGGAAACCTCGCGAGTTCGAATCTCGTCTTCGTCAACTATCTTTTGCCATTTTTGCACCTGACACATTGCCACCGCCAAAAAAGCCAAGATAGTAGTAAAGCTTCTGCTTTTTAGTGTACCAAACAACAAGTCAAAAAGAAATCCCTCTCGCTGCACGCAGAATGGTGAAAAGATATGGTTATACAGCTCGATTGACTGACAGGAATACAGCTAACGAGATACATTCATTATACAGCACACTAAAGATATTACAGCAATCGTTCAAAACACTCAACCCAAAGCAGCTCAAGATAACACCAGTACAAAGAAAACCCAAACACACGAAAAGACCAAGCGGGTGACAGCAAAGAAAGGTTCGTCGCGATGACGTTGCCCACCCAACAAGCCCCAAGTCCAGCGCCCCTGTAACCCCTGAACCGAACCCATTttcccatcaacatcaatcaCCATTAACCCTTCATCGACCCATACAACATACAACTCATTAcatccaacccatcatcaatcacattcagaacaaccaccacgaccgccTGGCAACATTAACATGATCAACCCCactccacctcttcccccccttcatctccacacttcccccctcctgctcccccccaccaaaataCTTTGCAAATGaatccccatccaacctccAATCCTTCTCTCTCGGACCAACATAAACCCCAATCAAATCATCctgcttcccctccttcctctccctcgcccacgTCTCCGGCTTTGGCGCCTTCAACACACAGACATCCTTCTTGCTGTCACCCGCCGCTTTGAGCAGCCTCTGCTGCAAGAGCTCGCAAAGCGCGGCGAATTCTTGTTCGTGCTCATCCTTGACGAACCCGCCCTGTCGGTAGTAAGCCCGTCTCAACAATTCAAGCTGCCAGGTGGCCGTCTTGGCGAGGGTTTCCGGTTGGAGAGAAGGCTGTCCGCACAATTGAGgttgctgcttcttctccacaTACGGCTGTCCACATGTCGCGCCGCCGACCTGGGCCTTCTTTCCCTCAAGGTAGGGTTGGCCGCAGGTTGGTTGGGAGTATAACCTGACGGGGCGGGACTCGTCTTGATCGTAGTCGCGAAGGGCAGCCTCGATTTCGCGGAGGATTTGCTCGTGGATCGTCATGCACCGGTCTACACgctggttggtggtgtacAGCTCCGCCAGCATCCTCTGCATCTCGACAGTAACCGGGTCGAGAACGCCACGGGACCGACGGAGGTTGTAGCACATTGTCTCGCAGAGGTCGATGGCGGCAGGGACGTGTTTCGCGGCAACGTGAGCGTGAACCAACATCTTACCCACTGCCAGCACCCTTTCGGCGTTCCAGTTCTTTTGCACCTCGCGCGACTTCCagagcttgaggaggagggactCCAGCTCGACAAAATTCTGCTGGCTGCCAAGGAGTCTGACGATGCCGCTGATGTCCTCGTACTTAAGGCGGATGAGCTCAAtgttcttgtccttgaggatggcgaaCGCTTCCTTGGTCATCTCTCGTGAGAGGCGGAGATATTCCTCCCAGAGTTTGGCGTCGTTGGGCCGAGGGACGTCGATGCCGGCCATGTACTCCGCCAGCTTGTAGGCGTAGTGCACACGGGTCAAGTCGCTGTAGTAGCCCTGCCTGTGGGCAAAGTAGAAGGTGCACCGAGCCACTTCGAGTGCCTTCTTCCACTCGCCCGCCTTGAGCAAAGAGGCGACCTTGTCGTTACCGGCTTTGCAAGCAACGGCGTCAAAGTCAATCTTCTTGAGATCTTGCTGAAGGTAGGCGA belongs to Podospora bellae-mahoneyi strain CBS 112042 chromosome 6, whole genome shotgun sequence and includes:
- a CDS encoding hypothetical protein (EggNog:ENOG503P1XX; COG:G; CAZy:AA9); amino-acid sequence: MKSILALTTALLATTGVQAHYIFQQFTSGGTKHAAWKYVRKNSNPAWLQNGPVTDLSSTDLRCNVGGQVSNGTETVTMKAGDEFTFTLDTAVYHAGPVSLYMSKAPGLVKDYDGSGQWFKIYDWGPSGNSWPMRISYTSNIPRCIPDGEYLLRIQQLGLHNPGAPPQFYISCAQVKVTNGGSTNPSPTALIPGAFKSTDPGYNVNIYSGSMANYQVPGPAVFKC